The Helianthus annuus cultivar XRQ/B chromosome 15, HanXRQr2.0-SUNRISE, whole genome shotgun sequence genomic sequence AGTTAAATTAATTAACTTATTTAACTagtttaaatagaaaaaaattaaacttCGTAATTGtaaatttaattaatttttaattaaatgaataaataaattatttataaaaaaaaatctttcaaCGATTAAGACTTCGAGTTTCAAGGATTAGGATCCGAATTTTTTAAAACAGGTAGGAATTTGGGAAATctattttgacggatgttacagtctcccctactttaggagatttcgtcctcgaaatctaagataGAGACTTCTAAAGATTTAAACAAAAGAATAggtgagacttgatcataatgtttgggaaaattgttttcatgaatgcgtcacatagcatatagtttcacatagcatacaaaaggttcaattagtttcacatagcatcATCATAAATTTCACGTAGTGTAACATAGATaatgaaagcatcgtaaatttacTTTGTGCACAagagattattattatttgttttagattgcgaagaCAGTGTGTAACGTGTCTCCAAACTTGAAATAAAAGtaacgttcaaatataaagtttcattGATAACAAAAAAGAGTTGGCaactacctctgaggtaaggaaatcacccctagctcattggtgaagttgaaaaGTGAGgggagctaatcgtcaaggtaaggaaatcactcctatcttgatgatattagcataaaatttagaacaatccacGTGACacacttagttaacaagattaacgtatcactggcatgtgaataaacatgtcaacccatcgtgtaccgcaatgttgactacccaacatcgtcgcaacgaagagggtgtaatgttgttaatttaacatgaccactagaatacgggcgggcgctactcctatagcactacgcatagtgctatacatgttaaggtgtgggttaaaagacaagttcatcacataagaataacccagtaaTCACGAATCCAATATAACATAGTAGCATGCATGTATTAAATTGAAATGATATATCATACACATgaaaattgagatagcataaaagagattaacataaaaaaatggattgtcacggaacgtaacatacgactactccaaagtaaatcgaagtccatttcgaattaaggaaacgtgctttggcctagtAGACAAATACCCTCATCGagaagcgactaacgatatttgtccttccagttactacacgtcctttatcgattgggaaaatcgaaactttggagagattgaaaatcgaagagtgggactagttaaacaagatgcaagtttcacctctaacttgataacatcgtaccctaacgtggttgatacttatcaaaagataagggtccactagagtatgaaatggaaattcccttcaagatttggatatcactcctaacttgagggtagatttcgtgcaaaattcaaagtatagctgagtgaaagtcatcaccaaaggtgggaatcacccctattttgatgagtcatttcgattgtgttataagagtgtcttcaaagcctccaagtgtattgtgttagccttaggaaaggcatgtatattaagagtccaagaaagtagagggaagcaaagaagatagaaaggaagttgttttaagcaacacatagtgaataagctcttaaactatagactaggcaagacattcctaattccctatagttatggctctgataccaatctggtatcagagtacacctactatagactagggaaaagtaaggcaatcctacctaattccctatagttatggctctgataccaatctgtcacaccccaaccgatgggggaaacatcgggatgagacgaacaaattgctcaaaacaacataacactaattgtgacaatatagattaaatcattttattaaaactaaagaacAATGCATTATTTCAACATGATTAAAACATAAATCATCTTTCAACCATAGTTTATTTcctaggtgagtttctagtccaccctaacttgattcttgaattcttcatctatcaacctgcaacatgtattaaagtaCAATCAACAAAAAAacgttggcgagtatacaagtttgatacatagcatagtagaataaaatgtttaaatgtgctcatatccaacatgaataaaatgatacatgttactactttgccattcaatatcgttcaacatcgttcaatatcgttcaacatcgttcaacatcgttcaacatcgttcaaatatcgttcaaatatcgttcaacattgttcaaatatcgttcaacatcacaacaccccaagactcaagggcattgagattaacacgttcaacttgcatagcataagagattaacaagcatcaaattgtttcatgtttaaatgtggatagagtgtgattaaaacaagactcaagtgttgtgtaatttgaatatggaatacatgttgcacccaaatgtgtttaaaacgaaaatgggatcgagtatactcacattggttgcgttgcgatttcttgtaatgACACACGAGTAAGGAAGGAAAAACCGAATAAACGGGAACGATTTTCCTAGATGATTACAAATAACACGTAACGAACTtgttaatatttaatatttattgtttaCACTTAATTAATTGATAGTATTACATTAATGATATAAAAGAGTTAAAAATAAGTTAtgagttattattattttctttttgttatgAACTTTAGagtttaaaaaaaatgataataaaaaaaacaaacagtttaCTAGTTCTCTTGTAAGAAAAGACATGAGACtatcaccaaatatatatatttcgaaAAGAAAGAAAACAACAGGATGGTTTCTGTTGAAACACTGATTAACACAAGGCTAATCAATAGATTTGTTTcacttatggggttcaacctcttcttctACTCGTATTGATGGctcgagatctgcaaaacagtaaacaccattagtctcgttaagaggggggaagggggttttccctcttaaccaggctctggtgtgagaataagtactgttctgagagtaaataaacagtgtgtgtatagagtgagtaaggagagtaaagatcctgaacctgaatgatgaagggtcctatttatagccggagggtgaagaaggaaggagcagctgtgccagctgtgggcgcgtgccagctgtccgaccaaggggaatatcctcttggtctgctctgccatggcaggtgtagtggtacacgtggcgttcttGCATTCGCCTGCGCTGGATACCTCGTACCGGTATTGTCAGTTCTGTTCCCTGAATtgccgcaggcctatgtggcattctgctagtggtgacacgtgttgtcctttatgtcggatagagcatctttggtgccaactGTGAATCATctagaagtttctagaagctcCTGGAGTGTTTCGTTGACgtggatgccttgtgtgcacaaaagtggtgtggtccctgccatgtaggcagggaattgggaccatacctcttcaagtccccccagtccagtgtgccctttgaaaaaagtaagccaaatggacgcatggcgcatgggttttggtcctttgaaaaaagtgagccaaatggacgcatggcgcatgggttttggccctttgaaaaaagtgagccaaatggacgcatggcgcatgggttttggccctttgaaaaaagtgagccaaatggacgcatggcgcatgggtttttgTCCTTTGATaaaggtgagccaaatggacgcatcgcgcatgggttttggcttttGATGTTTCCTTCTGGTGGAAGTTTGGTGGTTATGGGGAAGTGTTTGGTGTGACCGTCTGACATCCCTGTCTTATCGGAGGTGAACAGTTGCTTTTTCAGTGACTTTCTGTCACGTCAGCCGACCTTGTcgcccatgcttcccgaaaaaagagacgacgtcttctctctcttctgacgTGTCAGTCATCTATTGGGTGCTTTTTCTGTGCCCTGCCGTTCCACTACctatcgcattaaatgcgatgggtataaataggagGCGGTTACTCTTCTCCTTTACATTTTCAAATCTCAAGTGTGATTTTCTTTCTATCTTCTCCCCTTGTTCTCCGTTTCTCTATATTTTCTTGAGTTCAGATCTTCTACTTCTTTGTACTTACCATGTCTGAGAAGAATCCCACCCAAAAGAAGAGAAAACATAGAGGCAAAGCCCCTCCTGGTCCGGACCAGGCTGTTATTGGCTGGAAGGAGGAGGAGTTTCAGAATCTGGTGAGGGGGATGAACTTCCGTCCTGAGTGGGGGGCTCAGTACCCTCCTCCCGGCTCTACTGCTTTGGATGCTCCTCCAGGCTATATCACCTTATATGTAGCGTTTTTCCGGGAGGGTAGTTTCCGGTTACCGATAACGAAGTTTACTGCTGCTGTGCTAAGGGGTTATGGACTTCATATTTCTCAGATAAATGCGATTGGGCTTCCACGCATTACCCATTTTGAATATGTTTGTAGGGCTCATCGTATTGAGCCTACTTTCGAAATGTTTAACGTTTTCTACAGCGTTACATACACCAGTGGTTTTTATTCTTTTCAAGCGAGAACGGGTGTTGCTCCGGTGTGCTCTGTGCCGTTAAAGAGCCTTCATGACTGGAAAGAGAAGTTCTTTTACATCCGCCGTGGTGTAATTCCAATAGAGATGCCGTACAGGCATGTGAGTCAAGGGATTCCGAAGGTGGGTGTTATGCAAGACTTTGCTGCTCAGGACTGGTATAGGAAGATAACCTCTAAGGCGACTGCCATTTCTCAGCTGGATGAGATGGCTTTAGTTGGGGCCGGGATGAGTTTGTTGTGGGTGCCCAAACATCCACTGGGTCAACCTGTGTACAGCCATCAGGGTAAATGTATGTTTCTTCCTTGAGtttatttttgatttattttcctttaggtttaatatattttgatgTGTTCCCTTATCTTGTTGCTCCTTTGCAGTTGGTTACAGCTTGATAAACGTCTTGGATCCGAAGACAGCGGGCACCATGGTTGAGGCTATTCAAGCGGATGGGAACCCGACGTGGTTAGACCAGATCCGGGGTCGTTTTTTGCATCCAACAGATGAGAGCTTGAATAGATATGTCGCCGAAGTTCTAGGTGAAGATGTTTTGAATGACCCTGTCGAGCCGGGTCGCGAAGAAGTCATTGTTCTTTCAAGTGAAAGTTCTGATCAAAACTTTGAAGATCTAACCTCTCGttgcgcgcgtgcaggtaccgcgcAGGGTGATGCTGTTGAACCCGTACACGAGGTTGTTGGTGACGATGATGATGTAGAGGTGCCCGTTGATCCTTCTACTCAGTTGGAGTCGAGGAAAAAGGCGAGAACTGATAGGTCTGGAAGGAGAGAGGGAAAGCCTGAGGGTAAAGCTGATGGTTCTTCTCGTAAGCGACCCTCTACTCATCCTTGTCTAGGatatgtggtggtttctgatacGTTGTCTGGCTTAGGGGTTGGTGAAAGGAGTCAACAGTCGGATCCTGATGACAGTGCTACTCTGACTGAGCACATGAAGAAAAAGGCCCTTGAGGATCACAAACGCAAGCTTGATGAGCAGTCCGCTGCTCTTCTTGCTGCTAAAAAGGCAAAACTTCACAAGGAAGCTCCCCCCGCACCTTCTGAGTCTGAGATTGACCTTGGTGTTTTTAGTGGGGGTCGTGGGAATTTGTTGGAGGAGCTTTATGCTGCATCTGCCCCTCCTACTGGTAAGTAGCTTCTAGTTGTACATTGTTGTTTTTCCTTCCTGGTTTTTTGTGTTGTTTTCTCAGAGTTGTTCTTGATTCATGTTCCATGACAGCAGTCAAGATTGGTAAGAAGCCTCGTGCGGTAGATATTTCTCAAATTACTCCACCTACTTCTCCTCCGTCGAGGACAGTTGGTTTGACCCTTCCTCGTGATGATGTTGACGTGGACACGAGGGGTGGTGAGGGGTTTACTGAAGGTGTGGTTGAAGCAGATGTTGCTCCTGGAGGTGATGACAGAGCTGATGGTGGAGCTGATAAGGGCAAAGGTATTGAAGTAGAGGGGGAGTCTAGTGAGACTACTCCACAACAAACTATTTATACCAAGCGTCCTCCTGGTGGAGGTGGAGCTACTTCCGGCGTTGTGCGCAGCCCGCACATTGAGCGTTACCCTGCTGATTCCTGGGGTAACCCGGCCTGTGACGATTTGCCCCACGCCCCGCGCTGGAACCTTACTCAGGGTTCTCGGATGGATGATGTTAACAATTGCCATGAGTTCTTTGCTATGTCTCTTCCTCCTGCTGAGAGGATGTTTCAGAAGAATCGCAATCGCTTTTCCCTTTTGGACGATCATGTTCGTGCTGGGGTTAATTTCTTTGCCACATCACAGGAAATTCTTCGCGAGTGGCGATCGATGGGGGAAGAGACCCTTGAATTTGAGGAGTCGAAGAAGGCCTTTGCTGAAGAGAGGGAAAAAtttaatgctgagaagaaaggtTTGCAGTGGAGGGTTGCTGAAGCTGAATGGAAGCTTGAGGAGCAAAAACAGCTGAATGAGCAAAGGCAGAAAGATTGGGAGGCCGCGTGCGCGCGTACGAACGTTGAGATGCAGTCGCAGCGCGATGCAATCGTGCGTTTGTCTGGTGAAAAGACAACACTTGCTGAGGAAGCGCAGCAGGCGCGTGTTGCATCCGAAAAGAAAGAGAAGGAGTATGTTGCTCGGATTGACAAGTTAGAGGTTCTTGCTCAGCAAAAGTCAGCTGAGTGTGAGGATGCACAGCGCCTTCTTGCCGAAAAGGCGGCTGAAGTTCAGGCAGCAGAACTCCTTGTGGAGGAAACGTCTGCTGACGCCAGATGGTTGCTTTCCCGTGGAGTGCCCCTGGTAatttcttttgctttttcttATTCTTTTGTTTTTGCGGATTTATCTGATTGCTTTGTTTTATGCAGCTTGCTGACCGTATTCTGAACTCGACTGAGCTTGCCACGTACATGCTTGAATTGGGTCGAGCGGGGTATAATAGCGGTCGTAAGTTTGGTTTTGCTGAAGGCATGTCTGCGGTTATCAACAAGGAGAAAGACTACCACTTCGAATTGTATAAAGAGGATTGTGACGGTGCTTATGCTGCTAAGCGCAAGGAGTTTTCAACCCTTGAGTTTGCCGTTGTCCGGGCAGCGCAGAAGTTGTCTCGGAAACCGGATGGAGTCGCTTTGTTGAAGAAGGCTTTGGGAGAAGATAGTGATGCGGCAGGGGGTGCTGGCCCCAGTCAGACTTGAACGGTGGATTCCGGCCTGTGTGCCGTGTATGGCCATGAATGGGCCTGTAATGTTGGTTGTTTAAGACAATTTAAATTTTGTTTACCTGTGGGTGTGTGTACCTGGGATTCTTGTGAACATTTTATCGCTTTTTTCTATGGTTATGCGAATTTtgttatcgtcataatatgtgcatgtttaattactttgatcaggtgtcacgaatgaatgatggcgctgacaggtgatgttgtgttactaCAACGTTTTTATTCTGTCGTTTAAGTATGTGCGCTTGTATGTGacatacgaagtgatcgagttgcaggttattgtgtgagctcagctgtgatcagccttgggagcattacaatgtttagttaccttgctaacgatattttcgtgtttatgtgggcacgaagttatgttttggcattttgtaggctttggttgtgtttctgacccggctgttcacttggttgtgacgagccttggaggtctacaacgtttcctatggtcgagccattgatgttttcgtgtacgcccaaagtaatagatgcagttgtgacaagaaatttgcatGAAATAAAAGTAGCCAAACACTTTTTGTATTAAAGTAAATGTGTTGGTTGTACGCCCTTTACGATTACATGGTTGTGTTACATGTAGCACTTTCGGAGTTGCTGggcattccaggttcgtggaacctctttgtcgttGATGGTGCGTAGTTTGTAGGCTCCTTTGCCGAGTACTGCATCGACtatgtatgggccttcccatttgggagccagttttCCGGGCTTTTCTGCGTTGGACGCTTCATTGTCTCTTAGGACATAATCTCCCGGATTGAAGGTGCAGATTCGGACTCTGGagttgtaatacttttccagCTTCGACTTGTACTTGGCTTCGTTGATTACTGCCATCTCCctccgttcttctaggaggtccaggtcgatcctcctttcttcgTCGTTGTTGATTAggttcatggagagcattctcgGAGATGGTAGCCCGATTTCTGCTGGGATCACTACTTCAGACCCATAGACCAAGCTGAAAGGTGtttcaccatttcttgtttttggcattgttctatgggcccaCAGTATGCTGGGTAGTTCGTCGACCCACCCTCGTCGTTTCTCACCGAGCCTTGCCTTTATGCCAACGACGATGCTTTTGTTGACTGCCTCTacttgaccattcccttgcgggtgcgCAACCGAAGAGAAGGTATGCTCGATGTGGagttctttgaaccatcgttcgaggtCGTCTGCTGCAAAGTTAGTTCCATTATCGATGATGATTCGGAGAGGTAGGCCGAAccggcatatgatttgttcccatatgaatcgtttgacgactgccgatgtggttgatgcaagtgcctttgcttctacccacttggtgaagtagtccACCGCGACTATTATGAACaatgtctatgccccattgttgGAAAGGCCATGCGGTTGTTACGGGTACTAGTTCGTTCTTGGGGCGCATGGTCTTTGGCGCATGTCTCTGACAGCCACTACACTTTCTTAATTCTTTCACAGCATCAagatgcatcccgggccagtagtatccggcATTCATCACCTTTGCCACTACCATTCGAGGCCCGGCATGGATACCACAAATTCCTTCATGCACCTCTCGGATCAGGTAATTTGCATCGTCGGCGTCAACACATCGTAGCAGTGGGCCAAGATACGACTTTCGGTACAGTATCCCGTCTGCCATTTGATAGTGTTCTGATTTGTATTGGATCTTCCGCGCCTTGGCTTTGTTCTCTGGAAGTATCCCTGACTGTAAGTACATGATTATCGGCGTCATCCAGGACGTTGTTCCTGTCTGGATGACGCTTACTTCTCTCAGTGGAACGGATGGATTGCTCAAGACCTCTATGCGCACATCTTTTGCTAGGTGCTGGAAACTTGTTGATGCCAGCTTGCTTAAAGCATCGGTcggcttgttttcgcttcgatttatgtggtgcaccttgtagGAATAGAAGGTTTGTAGCAATGTTTTCGCTTGGTTGAGATAGAGTGCCATTATATCGCCCTTGGCTTCATATTGGCCGTTGATTTGGCCTGCTACTAACATGGAGTCCACATGCGCTTCGATGTGTCGGACCCCCATTTTGATTGCCAATCGTAAGCCAGCCAGGAAGGCTTCATACTCTGCTTCGTTGTTTATACTCTTGAAATCCAGGCGTATGGCGTATGTGAATTCATGTTTGTCTGGACTTACCAGCCTTAGCCCCGCGCCTGCTCCATCTTCGTTAGATGCACCATCTGTGTACAACAGCCATGGCTCCTCTGTTTTCTTTTTCACAGCTTTCTCCATCGCTTTACATT encodes the following:
- the LOC110914268 gene encoding uncharacterized protein LOC110914268 — its product is MSDLTHAALKKLIHENLDVFAWTPADMVGVPRHIAEHRLNVSEDAKPVVHAKRHLGDVKHDAMKEQVLELLNAGIIREVRYQTWVAIPVMVKKPNGSWRMCVDYKDLNKACPRDCYALPDIDEKIDSLATFRWKCFLDCYKGYHQVQMAVQDEDKTAFRTPTGLYCYTKMPFGLKNAGATYQRLMNETFSDAIGKYIEVYMDDLVIMSKEESAMLANIQKTFNTLRSVSIKLNPAKCSFGMEEGKFLGFIVTKDGFKVNPEKVQAIERMPSPANIKDMQKLAGRLAALNRFLANHAAKSFPFIKTLRNCMKKSQFQWTPEAESAFREMKDCLIKLPTLTAPNKGEPLVLYLSASDRAVGAVLLVDRQGVQTPVYYVSRTLTDPETRYAIMEKLVLALIHASRRLRRYFANHVIHVLTNYNIGNILARPEVSGRLAKWAIELGGHNVVFRPRPSIKGQVLADFMTEVPDDKDRECKAMEKAVKKKTEEPWLLYTDGASNEDGAGAGLRLVSPDKHEFTYAIRLDFKSINNEAEYEAFLAGLRLAIKMGVRHIEAHVDSMLVAGQINGQYEAKGDIMALYLNQAKTLLQTFYSYKVHHINRSENKPTDALSKLASTSFQHLAKDVRIEVLSNPSVPLREVSVIQTGTTSWMTPIIMYLQSGILPENKAKARKIQYKSEHYQMADGILYRKSYLGPLLRCVDADDANYLIREVHEGICGIHAGPRMVVAKVMNAGYYWPGMHLDAVKELRKCSGCQRHAPKTMRPKNELVPVTTAWPFQQWGIDIVHNSRGGLLHQVADDLERWFKELHIEHTFSSVAHPQGNGQVEAVNKSIVVGIKARLGEKRRGWVDELPSILWAHRTMPKTRNGETPFSLVYGSEVVIPAEIGLPSPRMLSMNLINNDEERRIDLDLLEERREMAVINEAKYKSKLEKYYNSRVRICTFNPGDYVLRDNEASNAEKPGKLAPKWEGPYIVDAVLGKGAYKLRTINDKEVPRTWNAQQLRKCYM